One region of Wyeomyia smithii strain HCP4-BCI-WySm-NY-G18 chromosome 3, ASM2978416v1, whole genome shotgun sequence genomic DNA includes:
- the LOC129729114 gene encoding uncharacterized protein LOC129729114: MWWCTLTDTFTYKLSSKHDRDLLERQRKPTKRKVLRTLMAVFDPLGLKSNVLIYLKVLFQEIWRAGIGWDDVIPESLSEKWEKWLEILPKVQDVSIPRCYRSLTQLDPQTNIQLHTFVDASLSGYAAVVYLRFEQGNTVECAIVGAKTRVAPLKFVSIPSEILKTTEAADWGHKRSKENVADDATKWQRVPDLTENTNPYLEETTDEELRANLFFHQAEPAPVINVQDYSSRKRLLRATATALRAANNIQRNADSKEHITGPLSAEELQEATVYLYRLPQAETFPDEIGELSAGRRKKALPKSSTIYTFNPFLDEQKVPRMHGRISACEYASMDAKNPIILPKDHHVTWLIVQDRHERYHHQNHSTVVNELRQTFRIPKIRRLFQRVRTNCQECKITRAAPRPPPMGDLPAARLAAFTRPFSFIGIDYFGPMLVVIGRRTEKRRGVLITCLTIRAVYIEIAHSLDANSCIMALRNFMARRGVPIQIFSDRGTNFTAASKEVKAAQNELEAALKAMDQAKVIREITSPETEWKFLPPASPHMGGAWERLIQSVKKNLAAMQPGWNPTDETLRNMLIEVENVINSRPLTYVPVDDPEAPVLTPNHFLLGSSSGLKPATILDDSALVLRRSWCASQVEANIFWRRWLRDYLPTSQRERNDPGLPRNCWPKGRIISVNKSKDGQIRSAAVQTQAGIYERPVTKLAVLEVRRDEEVSQGPGGECYDPSVGASHLAS, translated from the exons ATGTGGTGGTGCACGCTTACCGATACGTTCACCTACAAGCTCTCGTCAAAGCACGATCGGGATCTACTCGAGCGCCAACGGAAACCGACGAAACGGAAAGTTCTACGGACGCTAATGGCTGTTTTCGATCCTCTTGGGTTAAAATCGAACGTTCTCATCTACCTCAAGGTTTTGTTTCAAGAGATTTGGCGAGCTGGCATCGGTTGGGACGACGTGATACCAGAAAGTCTCAGCGAAAAGTGGGAGAAATGGTTGGAGATCCTACCAAAAGTCCAGGATGTCAGCATACCACGCTGCTATCGCTCCCTGACGCAACTAGATCCGCAAACAAACATCCAATTGCACACTTTCGTAGACGCTAGTCTCTCAGGTTACGCAGCTGTCGTATATCTACGCTTCGAGCAAGGAAACACAGTGGAATGTGCTATAGTCGGTGCTAAGACACGTGTGGCTCCCCTCAAATTCGTATCTATTCCGAG CGAAATTCTGAAAACAACAGAGGCAGCAGATTGGGGACACAAGCGGTCGAAAGAAAATGTCGCGGATGACGCTACGAAATGGCAGAGAGTGCCAGACTTAACCGAGAACA CCAACCCGTATCTAGAGGAAACTACCGACGAAGAACTACGAGCGAATCTCTTCTTCCACCAGGCAGAACCTGCTCCAGTGATAAACGTTCAAGATTATTCATCACGGAAGCGCTTGTTGCGCGCAACCGCTACGGCATTGAGGGCCGCAAACAACATTCAGCGTAATGCGGATAGCAAGGAACACATTACTGGACCATTGTCCGCTGAGGAACTTCAAGAAGCCACTGTCTACCTGTATCGACTGCCTCAAGCGGAGACCTTTCCGGATGAGATAGGAGAGCTCAGCGCAGGACGCAGAAAGAAGGCATTGCCAAAATCAAGTACAATCTACACATTCAACCCGTTCCTGGATGAGCAGAAGGTACCACGGATGCATGGCAGAATCAGTGCTTGCGAATACGCTTCGATGGATGCAAAAAATCCTATTATCCTTCCAAAAGATCACCACGTTACGTGGCTGATTGTTCAGGATCGCCACGAACGCTATCACCATCAAAATCACTCAACTGTCGTAAACGAGTTGCGGCAAACCTTCCGTATACCAAAAATTAGGCGACTGTTCCAGCGGGTCAGAACGAATTGTCAGGAGTGCAAAATCACAAGAGCTGCTCCACGTCCGCCTCCGATGGGCGATCTTCCTGCGGCAAGGCTGGCGGCTTTCACTAGACCATTCTCGTTCATTGGCATCGATTATTTCGGGCCTATGTTAGTGGTGATAGGCCGTCGAACTGAAAAGCGGCGGGGGGTGCTAATAACATGCTTGACTATACGGGCGGTATATATAGAAATCGCACATTCGCTCGACGCGAATTCGTGCATTATGGCATTGAGAAATTTCATGGCACGGCGGGGCGTACCAATACAAATCTTTTCCGATCGTGGTACCAACTTCACAGCGGCGAGCAAAGAGGTAAAGGCGGCACAGAATGAACTCGAGGCGGCACTCAAGGCGATGGATCAAGCGAAGGTCATTCGAGAAATCACCAGTCCAGAGACGGAATGGAAATTCCTACCTCCGGCGTCCCCTCATATGGGAGGAGCCTGGGAAAGGCTGATACAATCGGTGAAGAAAAATTTGGCGGCGATGCAGCCAGGGTGGAATCCAACGGATGAAACTCTGCGCAACATGTTGATCGAGGTGGAAAATGTCATCAACTCCCGTCCATTAACCTATGTGCCCGTAGACGATCCAGAGGCTCCAGTACTCACACCCAACCACTTCTTGTTGGGCTCTTCAAGTGGTCTCAAGCCGGCCACGATCCTGGACGACAGCGCTTTGGTGCTTCGACGGTCCTGGTGTGCATCACAGGTCGAAGCGAACATCTTTTGGCGACGTTGGCTGCGTGACTACCTGCCGACATCACAAAGAGAACGAAATG ATCCAGGACTGCCAAGGAATTGTTGGCCCAAGGGACGGATAATCTCCGTCAACAAAAGTAAGGATGGACAGATAAGGTCGGCAGCGGTACAGACCCAGGCGGGTATTTACGAGCGACCAGTGACGAAGCTTGCTGTTTTGGAGGTTCGACGCGATGAGGAGGTAAGCCAGGGACCTGGCGGGGAGTGTTACGACCCTTCGGTCGGCGCATCTCACCTTGCATCTTAG
- the LOC129733150 gene encoding DET1 homolog yields the protein MTTTASSCDPTEIVCSERIKFRRLRSQNIVHRLRYREMGLSVKSPQHSVREFYQNVYPNLTVVNVEKPPCYLRKFSPDGRLLIAFSSDQASLEIYQYMGCSAAASLFQESEDTELIMNDGTGGRSYDIRSQIFDRLFKLRHIVNMENNEKQLNRECSLFTNDGRYVIIGAAVFIPEENRPHFYELYTNNEAIKPTASCPLEDFTLYIIDLHNGRISDSKDFKVDKIILSHNQGVYLYNDTLAILSIQHQTVYIYSIAEGTFIMERTIGRFCCPDESYLYCIGTTGGRSGSNTNLRAFREPTINSLKHRMLVFLFHQAKVKVDTEEDKLALRKFYRRFDEYRNLRMWKMQLLDDDHLLIKYASEDVVTLKTIEPNNHSSMFVIYHIWKNRIIGIYGNQSQDLLYLYENFCDSFRNANLAHQTQFTCSPSNNIYSNLIHQRFKQTMIGARGGGVQEATKRILAQLPISAQSYSSSPYLDLSLFSYDDKWVSAMERPKACAEFPIRFFARDSGLLKFRIYAGVQNQQASSSSRRLVAFTFHPTEPFAISVQRINTDYIANFHIRHAGARLQR from the exons ATGACCACGACAGCTTCCAGTTGCGACCCAACGGAAATTGTCTGCTCAGAACGCATCAAATTTCGTCGATTGCGGTCGCAGAACATCGTGCATCGACTGCGCTATCGAGAGATGGGCTTAAGCGTAAAGTCCCCGCAGCATTCGGTTCGAGAGTTTTATCAGAATGTCTATCCCAATCTCACTGTAGTAAACGTCGAAAAACCACCGTGTTATCTTCGAAAGTTCAGTCCAGATGGACGCCTTCTGATTGCCTTCTCATCGGATCAAGCTTCGCTGGAAATATATCAGTATATGGGTTGCTCGGCGGCAGCTAGCCTGTTTCAAGAAAGTGAAGATACGGAGTTAATAATGAACGATGGCACTGGGGGGAGAAGTTACGATATAAGGAGTCAGATTTTTGATAGACTATTTAAG CTAAGACATATTGTTAATATGGAAAACAATGAAAAGCAGCTGAACCGCGAATGTAGCTTGTTCACCAATGACGGGCGGTATGTGATTATCGGAGCTGCGGTGTTTATTCCGGAGGAAAACAGGCCACATTTCTACGAGTTATACACAAATAATGAGGCAATAAAGCCAACGGCCAGCTGTCCACTAGAGGATTTCACCTTGTATATAATAGACCTTCACAATGGCCGCATTTCAGACTCGAAAGATTTCAAAGTGGACAAAATAATTCTATCGCATAACCAGGGTGTTTATCTGTATAACGATACACTGGCGATCCTCTCAATTCAACACCAAACTGTGTACATTTACTCGATAGCCGAAGGGACCTTTATCATGGAACGAACCATTGGGAGGTTTTGCTGCCCTGATGAAAGTTATCTGTATTGCATTGGAACGACTGGTGGTCGATCAGGAAGCAACACAAATCTGCGAGCTTTTCGAGAGCCAACAATAAACAGTTTGAAACATCGAATGTTGGTTTTTTTGTTTCACCAGGCTAAGGTTAAAGTAGACACGGAGGAAGATAAACTGGCGTTGAGGAAATTTTATCGGCGTTTTGACGAATACAGAAACCTTCGTATGTGGAAGATGCAACTGCTGGATGATGACCATTTATTGATTAAATACGCTAGTGAAGACGTGGTAACACTGAAAACAATAGAACCCAATAATCATAGTTCCATGTTTGTGATATATCATATTTGGAAGAATCGAATCATAGGAATATATGGCAATCAATCGCAGGACTTGTTATATTTATATGAAAACTTTTGCGACAGCTTCCGGAATGCCAATCTTGCCCACCAGACGCAGTTCACCTGTTCGCCGAGTAACAACATATATAGTAATCTGATTCATCAGCGCTTCAAGCAAACAATGATCGGTGCTCGCGGGGGAGGCGTGCAAGAAGCGACCAAACGTATCTTAGCACAGTTGCCAATCAGTGCCCAAAGTTACAGCAGCTCACCCTACCTGGATTTAAGTTTGTTCAGTTACGACGACAAATGGGTTTCAGCAATGGAACGGCCCAAAGCGTGTGCAGAGTTTCCGATCAGATTCTTCGCCCGCGATTCAGGCCTTTTGAAGTTCCGGATCTACGCCGGGGTACAGAATCAACAGGCTAGTTCCAGCTCGCGAAGATTGGTAGCGTTTACTTTTCACCCGACGGAGCCGTTTGCGATAAGTgttcagcgaataaacaccgattaTATTGCTAACTTTCACATAAGACATGCGGGCGCACGGCTGCAGAGGTGA
- the LOC129733148 gene encoding uncharacterized protein LOC129733148 yields the protein MPHPTSTQSDGIFGQLPSQQASSIMAQQKLLLQHRDVEYFYAYVAEAEFSSVGHWITLEPDKTLSLENLRGYYTTCFGIKYKKVVSDTQVENCYVRYQNGFFRFPAGLDMNNTRFIAYYYNDVNDVNAFMALADADDRGPGTVPTMDFEKTQKNDSTFLHRTMNNFDMANVLQCGAQSTPKSARAPAAIASLIENVSSTSDVIFNEKTIEVISVHDSQSIVTQKPPPPLCSPQYATTSTAVNPGPFGIKAKLGPSVSSTSDLECQGKQFKHYTRVKQEPISIDDSSLCQNDQKPVMVKVVTAPKSKNMLNRYQANRAQKPLNINEKTPLKITVKRQGRQTLRDTKIIKIEDEKGRTTALLTRRKCLGNSMAPRETNKRRYESDEDFQAQTVQKRRKFNLQPQQFHQPVEPTAIYDDYYRTLNILLVGFRTSPPVIHETTTYFSEFGVVTNLQLYTLENRNSIPELYAFMKIRTDNAVSLFADRHLYNGSVIYAIRVDGTRLPSRVSCKTCDYQGLNVAYLNYHIEGVAHQTRLQKRLKSLAGTAGNVYRDSYYRITYDELYVQYPNDAVQEIVRNNYWKREPNVIGDYRTAVVTQSNLLYKIEKGRDY from the exons ATGCCGCATCCTACAAGCACACAATCGGATGGCATCTTCGGTCAGCTGCCATCACAGCAAGCCAGTAGCATTATGGCACAACAAAAGTTACTTTTACAACACCGGGATGTCGAATATTTTTATGCCTACGTGGCCGAAGCTGAGTTTTCCAGTGTGGGACATTGGATTACGCTGGAGCCGGACAAAACATTAAGCTTGGAAAATCTCCGAGGATATTACACGACATGTTTTGGTatcaaatacaaaaaagttGTCAGCGACACTCAGGTTGAAAATTGTTACGTACGATACCAAAATGGGTTTTTCCGATTCCCAGCCGGCCTCGATATGAATAACACTAGGTTTATCGCTTATTACTACAATGATGTAAATGACGTGAATGCTTTCATGGCTTTGGCCGATGCCGACGACCGAGGTCCAGGAACGGTCCCTACCATGGACTTTGAAAAAACTCAGAAAAATGATTCAACGTTTCTGCATCGAACGATGAATAATTTTGATATGGCTAACGTACTGCAGTGTGGAGCTCAAAGTACTCCGAAGTCGGCGAGAGCTCCCGCTGCAATTGCATCCCTAATTGAAAATGTGTCATCTACGTCCGATgtaattttcaatgaaaaaacaatAGAAGTTATTTCAGTCCATGATTCACAATCGATTGTGACACAGAAACCACCGCCTCCGTTGTGTTCACCGCAATATGCTACTACTTCAACCGCAGTGAATCCGGGACCATTCGGAATTAAAGCGAAACTTGGGCCTAGCGTTTCCTCAACATCAGATCTAGAGTGCCAAGGCAAACAGTTTAAACATTACACTAGGGTTAAACAAGAACCGATTAGTATTGATGACTCCAGTCTTTGTCAGAACGACCAAAAACCTGTTATGGTGAAAGTTGTAACTGCTCCTAAAAGTAAGAATATGTTAAACCGTTATCAAGCCAATCGCGCACAGAAACCATTAAATATCAACGAAAAAACGCCGCTCAAAATTACCGTTAAAAGGCAAGGTCGCCAAACATTACGTGACACCAAGATAATTAAAATTGAGGATGAAAAAGGGCGCACAACTGCACTTTTGACTAGACGCAAATGCCTTGGAAACTCGATGGCGCCACGTGAAACCAATAAACGCCGATACGAATCAGATGAGGATTTCCAAGCCCAAACAGTCCAAAAACGTCGCAAATTCAACCTTCAACCGCAACAATTTCATCAACCGGTGGAACCGACTGCTATCTATGACGATTACTATCGCACGTTGAATATCTTATTAGTTGGTTTCCGCACAAGTCCACCCGTAATTCATGAGACAACAACCTATTTCAGCGAATTTGGTGTTGTCACGAATCTTCAGCTGTATACTTTGGAGAATCGTAATAGTATTCCAGAGTTATACGCGTTCATGAAAATCCGTACTGATAATGCCGTATCGTTGTTTGCCGATCGACACCTGTATAATGGCTCTGTTATCTACGCAATTCGAGTCGACGGTACTCGATTGCCATCGCGCGTGAGCTGCAAAACTTGCGACTATCAAGGATTGAACGTGGCCTATCTTAACTATCACATAGAAGGCGTGGCTCATCAAACAAGACTTCAAAAGCGGCTGAAATCGCTTGCAGGTACGGCAGGTAATGTGTACCGGGATAGTTATTATCGCATCACGTACGACGAATTGTATGTACAATATCCAA ACGATGCCGTCCAGGAAATTGTTCGCAACAACTACTGGAAACGAGAGCCCAACGTAATCGGTGACTATAGAACGGCTGTTGTTACACAATCAAATTTACTCTACAAAATTGAAAAGGGTCGTGACTACTGA
- the LOC129733145 gene encoding zinc finger RNA-binding protein isoform X2, with translation MATNNYFGFPHGATQYGTTATGTAYPTTQTGYAVATAAAPSAAASYGTAAAATARPAGYDQAYQTAATPGTYATTATAATYDYGYGRTTQTYDTSKTYYQQAGAAAGYTAAPTGYDTTGAGTAKVINFQPATQATYTAQPTRATIQTAKPATQYGGQAQAYVPQTSGYSQTVTTVNSAPKAAAAAQPVAQNTNTYSGYESALYSAATMYVAQQQNNKTNNAVGGQQGQGGGWQGYKKVPMGMHPFNRPRAKAPPKPQPIHYCDVCKISCAGPQTYREHLEGQKHKKRELLLKQATEPGTATPVRPPNSLHCELCDVTCTGNDAYAAHVRGAKHQKVVKLHTKLGKPIPACDPAPNTDEKKDGESDEHDESVKPVGSEYIEEIMDDEGKLVSFNCKLCECKFNDPNAKEMHMKGRRHRLQYKKKVQPDLFVDVKPTLKQKKMAEARAHRQALQEEYWNRRRMAEAELDDGEHGMRQFGRHPFFGMLPGRRPESSDDRHVVARHAEIYPKEEELQTIQRIVSHTERALKLVSDAMTGGGKEEKKESEPEKKDGKEEQNKPDANQMISFHKETEGGSVRLLKGVMRVGLLAKGLLLHGDNTVHLVVLCAEKPTTSLLKRVVTELPIQLKKVTEEHKYTVTMAPVEGAVMVTDATITVKISLTSPLLREEANSTATAPEQVAPSSEDLLPREPCLQALAALRHAKWFQARATGLQSCVMIMRIMRDLCQRIPIWGHISQWAMELLIEKIISSAGCPLTPGECMRRVMEAIASSVLVNGPGILDPCEKEHEDALAGLSKQQREDITVSAQMFLRFIAFRQIHKVLGMEPLPPPKFVGNRNWRFNRKRRRSGTEGADSEADGKMVKKEENKGDGGTNNAVIDMETESGK, from the exons ATGGCTACTAACAATTATTTCGGATTTCCGCACGGTGCAACGCAATACGG TACCACGGCCACCGGAACAGCTTACCCGACAACGCAAACCGGTTATGCAGTAGCGACAGCGGCCGCACCGTCAGCAGCAGCATCTTACGGAACAGCAGCGGCCGCGACAGCGCGCCCCGCCGGATACGACCAGGCCTACCAAACAGCGGCTACTCCCGGAACTTACGCGA CGACTGCAACAGCGGCAACTTACGACTACGGCTACGGCCGTACCACACAGACCTACGACACTAGTAAGACATACTACCAGCAAGCGGGAGCTGCGGCCGGTTACACTGCGGCCCCGACCGGATACGACACCACCGGAGCCGGTACCGCCAAGGTAATCAACTTCCAGCCAGCTACCCAGGCCACGTACACAGCTCAACCGACAAGAGCCACAATTCAGACGGCCAAGCCTGCTACCCAGTACGGTGGACAAGCGCAGGCCTACGTACCGCAAACCAGCGGCTACTCTCAAACCGTGACCACCGTAAACAGTGCACCTAAAGCGGCTGCAGCGGCACAACCCGTTGCTCAGAACACCAACACCTACTCGGGCTACGAATCGGCTCTATACAGCGCTGCCACCATGTATGTCGCTCAGCAGCAAAATAACAAAACCAACAACGCTGTTGGAGGTCAACAGGGTCAGGGCGGCGGTTGGCAAGG TTACAAAAAGGTTCCTATGGGAATGCACCCATTCAACAGACCTCGTGCGAAGGCTCCACCGAAGCCACAGCCCATTCACTATTGTGACGTATGCAAAATTAGCTGTGCAGGGCCACAGACCTATCGTGAACATCTTGAGGGTCAAAAGCACAAGAAGCGTGAACTGCTCCTGAAGCAAGCTACGGAGCCAGGAACTGCGACTCCAGTTAGACCACCGAACAGCTTGCATTGTGAGCTATGTGATGTAACGTGCACAGGAAATGATGCATACGCGGCTCATGTACGCGGTGCCAAACATCAAAAAGTGGTTAAATTGCATACTAAGCTCGGAAAACCGATCCCAGCGTGTGACCCTGCACCAAATACCGACGAGAAGAAGGATGGTGAATCTGATGAACACGACGAATCGGTTAAACCCGTGGGCAGTGAATACATTGAGGAGATCATGGACGATGAGGGCAAACTTGTTAGTTTCAACTGTAAGCTGTGTGAGTGCAAGTTCAACGATCCGAACGCAAAAGAAATGCACATGAAGGGTCGTCGTCATCGTTTGCagtataagaaaaaggttcaaccAGATCTGTTCGTAGATGTTAAGCCTACTCTTAAGCAGAAGAAAATGGCCGAAGCTCGAGCTCACCGTCAGGCTTTGCAAGAAGAATACTGGAATCGTCGTCGAATGGCTGAAGCCGAGCTAGACGATGGCGAACACGGAATGCGTCAGTTCGGGCGACATCCGTTCTTCGGCATGCTACCCGGACGTCGTCCGGAATCTTCGGACGATCGTCATGTTGTTGCTCGTCATGCCGAAATTTATCCCAAGGAGGAAGAACTTCAAACCATTCAACGCATTGTTTCACACACGGAGCGTGCGCTGAAGCTTGTGTCGGATGCTATGACCGGTGGAGGCAAGGAGGAAAAGAAGGAATCCGAGCCGGAAAAGAAGGATGGCAAGGAGGAACAGAACAAGCCGGATGCAAACCAGATGATATCCTTCCACAAAGAAACGGAAGGCGGCAGCGTCCGTTTGCTGAAGGGTGTTATGCGCGTTGGATTACTTGCAAAAG ggctGCTCTTACACGGTGACAATACCGTTCATTTGGTCGTACTATGCGCGGAGAAACCGACGACTTCACTCTTGAAGCGCGTAGTTACTGAGTTACCGATTCAACTGAAGAAAGTTACCGAGGAGCACAAGTACACAGTCACAATGGCTCCGGTTGAGGGTGCCGTCATGGTAACGGATGCAACAATAACGGTAAAAATCTCGCTCACTTCGCCACTGCTGCGTGAAG AAGCTAACAGTACCGCTACGGCCCCCGAGCAGGTCGCCCCGAGCTCGGAAGATTTACTGCCACGGGAGCCTTGTCTCCAGGCGCTCGCTGCACTGAGACACGCGAAGTGGTTCCAG GCTAGAGCAACTGGACTGCAATCTTGTGTGATGATTATGAGAATCATGCGTGACCTTTGCCAGAGAATTCCGATCTGGGGACACATTTCTCAATGG GCTATGGAACTGCTGATCGAGAAGATTATCTCCTCGGCCGGCTGTCCGCTAACTCCTGGAGAATGCATGCGTCGCGTCATGGAAGCGATCGCTTCGTCCGTACTGGTCAATGGTCCCGGTATCCTGGATCCATGTGAAAAGGAACACGAAGATGCTTTGGCAGGATTGAGCAAACAACAGCGCGAGGATATTACCGTATCCGCTCAGATGTTCCTTCGGTTTATTGCTTTTCGGCAGATCCATAAGGTGCTCGGAATGGAGCCTCTTCCACCGCCAAAGTTCGTCGGAAATCGCAATTGGCGTTTCAACCGCAAGCGCAGGCGCTCCGGAACCGAGGGAGCTGACAGTGAAG CCGATGGGAAAATGGTCAAAAAGGAGGAAAACAAGGGCGATGGAGGCACCAATAACGCCGTCATAGACATGGAAACCGAAAGCGGAAAGTAG
- the LOC129733145 gene encoding zinc finger RNA-binding protein isoform X1, translating to MFVVFCSSPVSTTTIVSCSTTATGTAYPTTQTGYAVATAAAPSAAASYGTAAAATARPAGYDQAYQTAATPGTYATTATAATYDYGYGRTTQTYDTSKTYYQQAGAAAGYTAAPTGYDTTGAGTAKVINFQPATQATYTAQPTRATIQTAKPATQYGGQAQAYVPQTSGYSQTVTTVNSAPKAAAAAQPVAQNTNTYSGYESALYSAATMYVAQQQNNKTNNAVGGQQGQGGGWQGYKKVPMGMHPFNRPRAKAPPKPQPIHYCDVCKISCAGPQTYREHLEGQKHKKRELLLKQATEPGTATPVRPPNSLHCELCDVTCTGNDAYAAHVRGAKHQKVVKLHTKLGKPIPACDPAPNTDEKKDGESDEHDESVKPVGSEYIEEIMDDEGKLVSFNCKLCECKFNDPNAKEMHMKGRRHRLQYKKKVQPDLFVDVKPTLKQKKMAEARAHRQALQEEYWNRRRMAEAELDDGEHGMRQFGRHPFFGMLPGRRPESSDDRHVVARHAEIYPKEEELQTIQRIVSHTERALKLVSDAMTGGGKEEKKESEPEKKDGKEEQNKPDANQMISFHKETEGGSVRLLKGVMRVGLLAKGLLLHGDNTVHLVVLCAEKPTTSLLKRVVTELPIQLKKVTEEHKYTVTMAPVEGAVMVTDATITVKISLTSPLLREEANSTATAPEQVAPSSEDLLPREPCLQALAALRHAKWFQARATGLQSCVMIMRIMRDLCQRIPIWGHISQWAMELLIEKIISSAGCPLTPGECMRRVMEAIASSVLVNGPGILDPCEKEHEDALAGLSKQQREDITVSAQMFLRFIAFRQIHKVLGMEPLPPPKFVGNRNWRFNRKRRRSGTEGADSEADGKMVKKEENKGDGGTNNAVIDMETESGK from the exons ATGTTTGTTGTGTTCTGTTCCTCCCCGGTATCGACGACGACGATTGTGTCCTGCAGTACCACGGCCACCGGAACAGCTTACCCGACAACGCAAACCGGTTATGCAGTAGCGACAGCGGCCGCACCGTCAGCAGCAGCATCTTACGGAACAGCAGCGGCCGCGACAGCGCGCCCCGCCGGATACGACCAGGCCTACCAAACAGCGGCTACTCCCGGAACTTACGCGA CGACTGCAACAGCGGCAACTTACGACTACGGCTACGGCCGTACCACACAGACCTACGACACTAGTAAGACATACTACCAGCAAGCGGGAGCTGCGGCCGGTTACACTGCGGCCCCGACCGGATACGACACCACCGGAGCCGGTACCGCCAAGGTAATCAACTTCCAGCCAGCTACCCAGGCCACGTACACAGCTCAACCGACAAGAGCCACAATTCAGACGGCCAAGCCTGCTACCCAGTACGGTGGACAAGCGCAGGCCTACGTACCGCAAACCAGCGGCTACTCTCAAACCGTGACCACCGTAAACAGTGCACCTAAAGCGGCTGCAGCGGCACAACCCGTTGCTCAGAACACCAACACCTACTCGGGCTACGAATCGGCTCTATACAGCGCTGCCACCATGTATGTCGCTCAGCAGCAAAATAACAAAACCAACAACGCTGTTGGAGGTCAACAGGGTCAGGGCGGCGGTTGGCAAGG TTACAAAAAGGTTCCTATGGGAATGCACCCATTCAACAGACCTCGTGCGAAGGCTCCACCGAAGCCACAGCCCATTCACTATTGTGACGTATGCAAAATTAGCTGTGCAGGGCCACAGACCTATCGTGAACATCTTGAGGGTCAAAAGCACAAGAAGCGTGAACTGCTCCTGAAGCAAGCTACGGAGCCAGGAACTGCGACTCCAGTTAGACCACCGAACAGCTTGCATTGTGAGCTATGTGATGTAACGTGCACAGGAAATGATGCATACGCGGCTCATGTACGCGGTGCCAAACATCAAAAAGTGGTTAAATTGCATACTAAGCTCGGAAAACCGATCCCAGCGTGTGACCCTGCACCAAATACCGACGAGAAGAAGGATGGTGAATCTGATGAACACGACGAATCGGTTAAACCCGTGGGCAGTGAATACATTGAGGAGATCATGGACGATGAGGGCAAACTTGTTAGTTTCAACTGTAAGCTGTGTGAGTGCAAGTTCAACGATCCGAACGCAAAAGAAATGCACATGAAGGGTCGTCGTCATCGTTTGCagtataagaaaaaggttcaaccAGATCTGTTCGTAGATGTTAAGCCTACTCTTAAGCAGAAGAAAATGGCCGAAGCTCGAGCTCACCGTCAGGCTTTGCAAGAAGAATACTGGAATCGTCGTCGAATGGCTGAAGCCGAGCTAGACGATGGCGAACACGGAATGCGTCAGTTCGGGCGACATCCGTTCTTCGGCATGCTACCCGGACGTCGTCCGGAATCTTCGGACGATCGTCATGTTGTTGCTCGTCATGCCGAAATTTATCCCAAGGAGGAAGAACTTCAAACCATTCAACGCATTGTTTCACACACGGAGCGTGCGCTGAAGCTTGTGTCGGATGCTATGACCGGTGGAGGCAAGGAGGAAAAGAAGGAATCCGAGCCGGAAAAGAAGGATGGCAAGGAGGAACAGAACAAGCCGGATGCAAACCAGATGATATCCTTCCACAAAGAAACGGAAGGCGGCAGCGTCCGTTTGCTGAAGGGTGTTATGCGCGTTGGATTACTTGCAAAAG ggctGCTCTTACACGGTGACAATACCGTTCATTTGGTCGTACTATGCGCGGAGAAACCGACGACTTCACTCTTGAAGCGCGTAGTTACTGAGTTACCGATTCAACTGAAGAAAGTTACCGAGGAGCACAAGTACACAGTCACAATGGCTCCGGTTGAGGGTGCCGTCATGGTAACGGATGCAACAATAACGGTAAAAATCTCGCTCACTTCGCCACTGCTGCGTGAAG AAGCTAACAGTACCGCTACGGCCCCCGAGCAGGTCGCCCCGAGCTCGGAAGATTTACTGCCACGGGAGCCTTGTCTCCAGGCGCTCGCTGCACTGAGACACGCGAAGTGGTTCCAG GCTAGAGCAACTGGACTGCAATCTTGTGTGATGATTATGAGAATCATGCGTGACCTTTGCCAGAGAATTCCGATCTGGGGACACATTTCTCAATGG GCTATGGAACTGCTGATCGAGAAGATTATCTCCTCGGCCGGCTGTCCGCTAACTCCTGGAGAATGCATGCGTCGCGTCATGGAAGCGATCGCTTCGTCCGTACTGGTCAATGGTCCCGGTATCCTGGATCCATGTGAAAAGGAACACGAAGATGCTTTGGCAGGATTGAGCAAACAACAGCGCGAGGATATTACCGTATCCGCTCAGATGTTCCTTCGGTTTATTGCTTTTCGGCAGATCCATAAGGTGCTCGGAATGGAGCCTCTTCCACCGCCAAAGTTCGTCGGAAATCGCAATTGGCGTTTCAACCGCAAGCGCAGGCGCTCCGGAACCGAGGGAGCTGACAGTGAAG CCGATGGGAAAATGGTCAAAAAGGAGGAAAACAAGGGCGATGGAGGCACCAATAACGCCGTCATAGACATGGAAACCGAAAGCGGAAAGTAG